GTTCAATGGTGTTGGATTAAGCTGAAAACCAATTACGAAAGGATCCATACAGAACACAACACCAGCTGCACTGAGGTTTTTCGCAGTTTGTAAGGCCTGCTTGACCGTAGAGAGTCCGAGCACGAACCGGATTGAATAGCTACAGATTAACAAGTTTCCTTGGATAAGTTCCCGATCAAAATTACCGGGGTCTTGGCATTCACCGACATACATATCATTGGCAAGTGTTGTTTCATTGCTTAGAGCATGAACTGCAGAAATCAATGTGTACATTTCATTTGAACATGTACCCgctgttgaaaaaaaaaaaaccgagtGAATGACAACAATCAATTATATGACACTCAATCAAATCTGAGCTCACATAATCTCATAAGAATTAAGGAGACTTACGGGCAAGTCCAACTCCAGGGATAGTTAAATTGTTTCCAAGGACGATAGAGTTAGAATATACTCTGTCATGAGAGGCAGCACCAACAGTGAAGATCCATGGACTGAAAGAAGACATACTCTTAGGTGACGGTCCGGTATTTCCGGCAGCTTGGACAACAAAAATACCAGACTTCACAGCTGATAGCAATGCCATGTCAATGGGATTGAAAAAGGTTGCGATACCGGGTGGACGTCTATTGGGAGTTATTGATAAGCTTATTATATCGACCCCGTCTTGAGCTGCCTGCAATATGTATGATGAACAAGTCATGTGACATAAACTTATTTGCCGAAATTGAAACCGAAACTAAGGCATACCTGGTCTATAGCAGCAACTACATCTGCAGCAAATCCACCGAAACTCTTATATAAAGCTTTGTAAACAGCAATACTGGAAAAAGTAGGCACATCGTTAGTATGATCAAATAGAAATGAGTACATGTTCGAGAAACAGGTGGGTTCTATTGACAAAATTAAACTAGACTCAAACTTGAAAGATTTCTCATGAAACTTACTGTGAACGAGGAGCCATCCCACTAGCATTTCCGAAGTAGTGTCCAGCCACCATCACTGGAATCCCATGGTTTCCTGCTGCAACCGAAGCCGTGTGCCTGCATTAATATTATATTCATCGACAAACATTAGAAGGTCCAACCAAGACTGATAATGTCAAGTCACCTCGTAAGCAAGTTTCAGGAATTTATTGCAGATCGTTCAACATAAGCCCATCCCAATGTTAAGTGTCTATCTAAGATCTCAACAATGATCAATAAAAACCAGTTAATATTCACTTACGTGCCATGGCCATCACCGTCTAACGGTGAAGCATAGTCCTGAGATGAATTGAATACTCCCCTGGTTATAGCAGATGCTGCAAAATGGCGTGCTCCGACAAGCTTCCTATTGCATGATCCGGAAGGAAAGTCTCGAGTAACCTCACAAATGCCGGAAAAATGGTCTGGAACAGGGTACGTATGGTCTGATACATCATCGGCAAAGCTAGAATGAGTTGGATCTATACCGGTATCAATAAACCCGATTACAATACCCTCTCCGGCCGTTTCATATCCGCCAACCCGGGGCCATACACCCTTTGGTAGACCTAAGAACTGCGGAGTATATGTGGTTGCAGTTCTAACAGGAAAATCCAACACAACATTCGCAACTTCTTGTCTCCTCGAAAGCATGTCCGCcttataaataaaagaatacaACTAATTAAGAACAGTGTTCCAAAATGATGGATAATTATGAAGAACATTGAATGATAATATACCTGTTGGGGAGTAATAAGCACTGAAAAGCCATTAATCAAGTAACGGTAACTATATAACTTCCTATATTTCTCCCCCTTCAAAGCTTTCTTTAACAAAGAATCATGAACTCGAGATATATAAGAACTAGACCTTTGATGTGATCTTGAATCGTTCCTAAATATAGAGAAATTATTAGGCAATCTCTAAAAATTACATCTTCAAACAACTGAATAAGGCAACAATGAACACAATAATCAAAATTTAGCAAAGCAATTACTAATTGTTGGATATTTATGAATGTCCAAGTGCTCCCATTTTCCAGAGAAACAAACAACCTATTAAAATACAGAAATGTAGCAGGTAAGGGTAAAAAAAGTTCATGCCTTGGCTTGTAAAGCTTGTTTAATCTCACTGAAGTAGAGTCATTGTTGAACCCTTGATAGCTATGAGATAAAGGAGCTTGCTTAAGAGTGACAATGTATACATCTGAATCTGAGTTCTCTTGACTCAAAGTGTTTAAAACCAACCCAAAACAAAATGGCAGCACTAAGTAAACCCAATAAAGGTTCCCCATTTTTTTAAATTCCAGATTTAAACTGAGATCAGTAACCCAATAAGAGTGAAGGAAAAAGGATACCCTTTACTGaggtagaagaagaagaagaagcaaagCCATTAATTAAGAAATAGTATAGTCTTAATGGAAAATGAAACAGCCATTGTCATTGAGAAAGACAAAGTAAGACTTGGGTTTTTTGGCACGCTTTTTTGAGCTTTTGAGGCTTTGATTAAAGAAAGAGAGAGAGTGAGACTTGAATTTATAAATAAGAGATTGAAAATGGTGGAATTGGATTGATCCTATGGAAATGAATTGACTGCAACTTTTTCGGGCTGCCGTGCTTTGCTTTTTGGCGTAATGATTTTTTGGCCCTTCAACTTTACAATAAGTCATTTTAACTCTCTATTAATTTTTTATCTCTTTTAATCcttgaatttgtatttttttatcaaataacCTCAAAAAAAGatggaaatt
The Gossypium arboreum isolate Shixiya-1 chromosome 10, ASM2569848v2, whole genome shotgun sequence genome window above contains:
- the LOC108487630 gene encoding subtilisin-like protease SBT2.2; translation: MGNLYWVYLVLPFCFGLVLNTLSQENSDSDVYIVTLKQAPLSHSYQGFNNDSTSVRLNKLYKPRRNDSRSHQRSSSYISRVHDSLLKKALKGEKYRKLYSYRYLINGFSVLITPQQADMLSRRQEVANVVLDFPVRTATTYTPQFLGLPKGVWPRVGGYETAGEGIVIGFIDTGIDPTHSSFADDVSDHTYPVPDHFSGICEVTRDFPSGSCNRKLVGARHFAASAITRGVFNSSQDYASPLDGDGHGTHTASVAAGNHGIPVMVAGHYFGNASGMAPRSHIAVYKALYKSFGGFAADVVAAIDQAAQDGVDIISLSITPNRRPPGIATFFNPIDMALLSAVKSGIFVVQAAGNTGPSPKSMSSFSPWIFTVGAASHDRVYSNSIVLGNNLTIPGVGLAPGTCSNEMYTLISAVHALSNETTLANDMYVGECQDPGNFDRELIQGNLLICSYSIRFVLGLSTVKQALQTAKNLSAAGVVFCMDPFVIGFQLNPTPLNMPGIIIPSTNDSKILLQYYNSSLERDGFTKKIVRFGAVASISGGLEANYSVSAPKVMYYSARGPDPEDGFLDNADIMKPNLVAPGNSIWAAWSTLGMESVEFQGESFAMMSGTSMAAPHIAGLAALIKQKFPHFSPAAIASALSTTASLYDKNGSPIMAQRAYMNPDLNQSPATPFDMGNGFVNASSALDPGLIFESTYEDYMSFLCGINGSIPIVFNYTGQNCQLYNSTVTAADLNLPSITIARLNRYQTVGRSLTNIAGNETYRVDWTAPFGVSMNVTPSHFFIAMGEKQVLNITFNAMTNDSTASFGRIGLVGNGSHNLNIPLSVIVKLY